From a single Nicotiana tabacum cultivar K326 chromosome 8, ASM71507v2, whole genome shotgun sequence genomic region:
- the LOC107820387 gene encoding serine carboxypeptidase-like 45 — MALSIFFFLLCAFVGIRNAFPHPDKIILLPGQPQVGFQQFSGYVTVDDKKQRSLFYYFVEAETNPASKPLVLWLNGGPGCSSLGVGAFSENGPFRPNGQVLVKNEYSWNKEANMLYLESPIGVGFSYSTNTSAYETVNDETTARDNVVFLQRWFNKFPQYRNNNLFLTGESYAGHYVPQLAKLMIELNQKKKLFNLKGVALGNPVLEFATDFNSRAEYFWSHGLISDSTYKMFTSFCNYSRYVSEYYRENVSPMCSRVMSLVTRETSKFVDKYDVTLDVCLSSVLSQSKIISPQENADTEKIDVCIDDKTVNYLNRQDVRRALHAKLVGVRRWDVCSNVLDYQLLDIEIPTIYIVGLLVKERIPVLIYSGDQDSVVPLTGSRTVVHQLAKRMGLNTTVPYRVWFAGQQVGGWTIVYDNILSFATVRGAAHEVPFSQPERSLVLFKSFLEGRALPEVF; from the exons ATGGCATTatctattttcttctttcttctttgtgcTTTTGTAGGAATTCGGAATGCATTTCCTCATCCAGACAAAATAATACTATTGCCTGGACAACCCCAAGTGGGATTTCAACAATTTTCAGGTTATGTTACTGTTGATGACAAGAAACAAAGATCTCTCTTTTATTACTTTGTTGAAGCAGAAACAAATCCTGCTTCTAAGCCTTTGGTTTTGTGGTTGAATGGAG GACCTGGTTGTTCTTCTTTAGGTGTAGGTGCATTCTCTGAAAATGGTCCTTTTAGACCAAATGGACAAGTTCTTGTTAAGAATGAGTACAGCTGGAACAAAG AGGCAAACATGTTATATTTGGAGTCTCCAATTGGAGTTGGCTTCTCTTATTCAACTAATACATCTGCATATGAGACAGTTAATGATGAGACAACAG CTAGGGACAATGTTGTGTTCTTACAACGCTGGTTCAACAAATTCCCACAATATAGAAACAACAATTTATTTCTAACTGGGGAAAGTTATGCAG GCCATTATGTACCTCAACTTGCCAAGCTCATGATTGAGCTTAACCAGAAGAAAAAGTTGTTCAATCTGAAAGGAGTTGCA CTGGGTAATCCGGTTCTGGAATTCGCGACTGACTTCAACTCAAGGGCTGAATACTTCTGGTCTCATGGACTAATATCAGATTCCACATACaaaatgttcacttctttttGCAATTATTCTCGTTACGTGAGTGAGTACTACAGGGAAAATGTATCACCAATGTGTTCAAGAGTCATGAGCCTAGTAACTAGAGAAACAAGTAAATTCGTAGACAAATACGACGTTACCCTGGACGTCTGTCTCTCGTCGGTGCTCTCACAATCCAAAATTATAAGTCCCCAA GAAAATGCTGATACTGAGAAGATAGATGTCTGCATCGACGATAAAACTGTCAATTACTTAAACCGACAAGATGTAAGAAGGGCTCTTCATGCCAAGCTTGTTGGAGTTCGCAGATGGGATGTTTGCAGCAA CGTTCTGGATTATCAATTACTTGACATAGAGATACCAACAATCTATATAGTAGGATTGCTTGTCAAGGAGAGAATTCCAGTCTTAATTTACAG TGGAGATCAAGATTCTGTTGTTCCATTGACTGGAAGCCGCACCGTCGTACATCAACTCGCAAAACGGATGGGACTTAACACAACTGTACCCTATAGAGTTTGGTTTGCAGGGCAGCAG GTTGGTGGATGGACTATAGTGTATGATAATATCCTTTCATTTGCCACCGTTAGAGGAGCCGCTCATGAAGTTCCTTTCTCTCAACCAGAGAGATCACTTGTTCTATTCAAGTCATTTCTTGAAGGCAGGGCACTTCCTGAAGTATTCTGA